A region from the Symphalangus syndactylus isolate Jambi chromosome 2, NHGRI_mSymSyn1-v2.1_pri, whole genome shotgun sequence genome encodes:
- the RARS2 gene encoding probable arginine--tRNA ligase, mitochondrial isoform X6, producing MTVHHRFGLPMVDGVRLEADYCFLSPLSLVSLSYFVQISSVRSCSPNVAKKFHVGHLRSTIIGNFIANLKEALGHQVIRINYLGDWGMQFGLLGTGFQLFGYEEKLQSNPLQHLFEVYVQVNKEAADDKSVAKAAQEFFQRLELGDVQALSLWQKFRDLSIEEYIRVYKRLGVYFDEYSGESFYREKSEEVLKLLESKGLLLKTIKGTAVVDLSGNGDPSSICTVMRSDGTSLYATRDLAAAIDRMDKYNFDTMIYVTDKGQKKHFQQVFQMLKIMGFDWAERCQHVPFGVVQGMKTRRGDVTFLEDVLNEIQLRMLQNMASIKTTKELKNPQETAERVGLAALIIQDFKGLLLSDYKFSWDRVFQSRGDTGVFLQYTHARLHSLEETFGCGYLNDFNTACLQEPQSVSILQHLLRFDEVLYKSSQDLQPRHIVSYLLTLSHLAAVAHKTLQIKDSPPEVAGARLHLFKAVRSVLANGMRLLGITPMEFRSLPRLECNGVMLAQCSLRLLGSSNSPASAS from the exons ATGACTGTCCATCATAGATTTGGACTCCCTATGGTAGATGGTGTAAGACTTGAAGCTGATTATtgtttcctctctcctctctctctagtCAGTCTCTCCTATTTTGTACAGATCAGCTCTGTAAGATCATG ttcaCCTAATGTTGCCAAAAAATTTCATGTTGGACATTTGCGTTCTACCATCATAG GAAATTTTATAGCAAATCTCAAAGAAGCTTTAGGACATCAAGTAATAAGAATAAATTACCTTGGTGATTGGGGCATGCAGTTTG GTCTTCTGGGAACTGGCTTCCAGCTGTTTGGCTATGAGGAAAAACTGCAGTCCAATCCTCTACAGCATCTCTTTGAA GTTTATGTACAAGTTAATAAAGAAGCAGCAGATGATAAAAGTGTAGCAAAAGCAGCACAGGAGTTCTTCCAACGATTGGAACTGGGTGATGTGCAAGCACTTTCACTGTGGCAAAAATTTCGGGACTTGAGCATTGAAGAGTACATTCGGGTTTACAAG CGTCTGGGAGTATATTTTGATGAATATTCAGGAGAATCATTTTATCGTGAAAAATCTGAAGAGGTCTTAAAGTTGCTGGAGAGTAAAGGACTCCTACTGAAAACAAT AAAAGGAACGGCTGTAGTAGATCTCTCTGGGAATGGCGACCCCTCCTCAATTTGTACTGTAATGCGAAGTGATGGGACTTCTCTCTATGCAACCAG AGATCTTGCAGCTGCTATAGATCGAATGGACAAGTATAATTTTGATACAATGATATATGTG ACAGATAAAGGacaaaaaaagcattttcagCAAGTATTCCAAATGCTGAAGATCATGGGATTTGACTGGGCGGAAAG GTGCCAGCACGTGCCCTTTGGAGTAGTACAGGGAATGAAGACTCGAAGAGGAGATGTCACTTTCCTGGAAGATGTTTTAAATGAGATTCAATTAAGGATGCTACAGAACATGGCTTCAATTAAGA CAACTAAAGAACTCAAGAACCCACAAGAGACTGCAGAGAGGGTTGGGCTCGCAGCACTCATTATTCAG GACTTCAAAGGTTTACTCTTATCTGACTACAAGTTCAGCTGGGATCGTGTTTTCCAGAGTCGTGGGGACACAGGAGTCTTCCTACAGTACACACACGCCCGCCTCCACAG TTTGGAAGAGACTTTTGGATGTGGGTACCTGAATGACTTCAACACTGCTTGTTTACAAGAGCCACAGTCTGTTTCAATTCTTCAGCATCTTCTCAG GTTCGATGAGGTGCTTTATAAATCATCTCAGGACCTTCAACCCAGGCATATCGTCAGTTACCTTCTAACTTTAAG TCATCTTGCAGCTGTGGCACACAAAACACTACAAATAAAAGATAGTCCTCCTGAAGTGGCTGGG GCCAGACTTCATCTTTTCAAAGCTGTCCGTTCTGTCCTAGCCAATGGAATGAGACTTCTTGGAATAACACCT atggagtttcgctcgttgcccaggctggagtgcaatggtgtgatgttggctcagtgcagcctccgcctcctgggttcaagcaattctcctgcctcagcctcctga
- the RARS2 gene encoding probable arginine--tRNA ligase, mitochondrial isoform X7 translates to MTVHHRFGLPMVDGVRLEADYCFLSPLSLVSLSYFVQISSVRSCSPNVAKKFHVGHLRSTIIGLLGTGFQLFGYEEKLQSNPLQHLFEVYVQVNKEAADDKSVAKAAQEFFQRLELGDVQALSLWQKFRDLSIEEYIRVYKRLGVYFDEYSGESFYREKSEEVLKLLESKGLLLKTIKGTAVVDLSGNGDPSSICTVMRSDGTSLYATRDLAAAIDRMDKYNFDTMIYVTDKGQKKHFQQVFQMLKIMGFDWAERCQHVPFGVVQGMKTRRGDVTFLEDVLNEIQLRMLQNMASIKTTKELKNPQETAERVGLAALIIQDFKGLLLSDYKFSWDRVFQSRGDTGVFLQYTHARLHSLEETFGCGYLNDFNTACLQEPQSVSILQHLLRFDEVLYKSSQDLQPRHIVSYLLTLSHLAAVAHKTLQIKDSPPEVAGARLHLFKAVRSVLANGMRLLGITPMEFRSLPRLECNGVMLAQCSLRLLGSSNSPASAS, encoded by the exons ATGACTGTCCATCATAGATTTGGACTCCCTATGGTAGATGGTGTAAGACTTGAAGCTGATTATtgtttcctctctcctctctctctagtCAGTCTCTCCTATTTTGTACAGATCAGCTCTGTAAGATCATG ttcaCCTAATGTTGCCAAAAAATTTCATGTTGGACATTTGCGTTCTACCATCATAG GTCTTCTGGGAACTGGCTTCCAGCTGTTTGGCTATGAGGAAAAACTGCAGTCCAATCCTCTACAGCATCTCTTTGAA GTTTATGTACAAGTTAATAAAGAAGCAGCAGATGATAAAAGTGTAGCAAAAGCAGCACAGGAGTTCTTCCAACGATTGGAACTGGGTGATGTGCAAGCACTTTCACTGTGGCAAAAATTTCGGGACTTGAGCATTGAAGAGTACATTCGGGTTTACAAG CGTCTGGGAGTATATTTTGATGAATATTCAGGAGAATCATTTTATCGTGAAAAATCTGAAGAGGTCTTAAAGTTGCTGGAGAGTAAAGGACTCCTACTGAAAACAAT AAAAGGAACGGCTGTAGTAGATCTCTCTGGGAATGGCGACCCCTCCTCAATTTGTACTGTAATGCGAAGTGATGGGACTTCTCTCTATGCAACCAG AGATCTTGCAGCTGCTATAGATCGAATGGACAAGTATAATTTTGATACAATGATATATGTG ACAGATAAAGGacaaaaaaagcattttcagCAAGTATTCCAAATGCTGAAGATCATGGGATTTGACTGGGCGGAAAG GTGCCAGCACGTGCCCTTTGGAGTAGTACAGGGAATGAAGACTCGAAGAGGAGATGTCACTTTCCTGGAAGATGTTTTAAATGAGATTCAATTAAGGATGCTACAGAACATGGCTTCAATTAAGA CAACTAAAGAACTCAAGAACCCACAAGAGACTGCAGAGAGGGTTGGGCTCGCAGCACTCATTATTCAG GACTTCAAAGGTTTACTCTTATCTGACTACAAGTTCAGCTGGGATCGTGTTTTCCAGAGTCGTGGGGACACAGGAGTCTTCCTACAGTACACACACGCCCGCCTCCACAG TTTGGAAGAGACTTTTGGATGTGGGTACCTGAATGACTTCAACACTGCTTGTTTACAAGAGCCACAGTCTGTTTCAATTCTTCAGCATCTTCTCAG GTTCGATGAGGTGCTTTATAAATCATCTCAGGACCTTCAACCCAGGCATATCGTCAGTTACCTTCTAACTTTAAG TCATCTTGCAGCTGTGGCACACAAAACACTACAAATAAAAGATAGTCCTCCTGAAGTGGCTGGG GCCAGACTTCATCTTTTCAAAGCTGTCCGTTCTGTCCTAGCCAATGGAATGAGACTTCTTGGAATAACACCT atggagtttcgctcgttgcccaggctggagtgcaatggtgtgatgttggctcagtgcagcctccgcctcctgggttcaagcaattctcctgcctcagcctcctga